The Daucus carota subsp. sativus chromosome 7, DH1 v3.0, whole genome shotgun sequence genome window below encodes:
- the LOC108196150 gene encoding protein SCAR4 isoform X3, which produces MVTATRGHGLTVRVKQLEADFPVIEKAILSQTSPLAFYSNQGTGWHPSLHTNQNLITGGDLPRFIMDSYEECRGPPRLFLLDKFDVAGAGACLKRYTDPSFFKVETSSYGLSSAEVQKDKRSRKSKQKKGSRLRNAGTPEVFPASHAKLQQLFLEDRVEIGVTDSAGFVKLKRKFIRHPFYSETGKSFMEKFISVSSPEDKVVHEVAYGSSTLELPFQTASESGTGVSYLKESMSVERTVLTPIMDEVNKDLQNRELYSESMQYPLVVVDEKEIAVDGERTNNDNEYDNKSDDVASEVDTFMDALATMEPEIETDTELKSKHDIGFEDMEKQLIDCDANEELLQDESSDSQSTGNSNASDNGKDSVKKRSSSFLYSDTGRTSAENMPVDVDFAAKVSPSTKSCEDEVTIMSMEKHSSSEELSPAQDYQPPKLDIPDDSSNEVTNLPRYRSDSEGPCSSVHHSDSFPTHIPLDEGVDRGTLKGAQIVKESSNYDEHDTKFFKIEENSRSRGNNIPWTSRHSSVPSQTEVDEPLVHTASAENHTLEKLDGDLSVLPSVSGHISENILEVISKKGDDKCSYDDLLEVEHEVIFTNDLIDSQISPRHSVIIHADIKSSVPALLDSETSNTVLQPKVLDSVDDVLPTSKSIIVDSNIASDSSYNSSVEEQQEAEWADDVPAIPIVSAFDASKEEETPTSVFPEADSSGTGEISSSISLIGSKATAVTTKSDHLYSGVSGSSTGFPVPSEAADDGLLEVSSCMNLNEIGADAQAIFLDPLNIESPGSLVDVKQTEVGQSENIIVAAIVENHDSDFDNPVSERNLQTEDFNCVQNPGHYGSEVDNEILLQNYNESDKQTTEVNQEIGSPDLDCVRSKMNLRDHLDSEMVGYVPELSSQPVKTTEFSSYSIYSVRNTEPVSSVENNLHEHSGDTFPSSIHDFPDVSTLSEPELTLQTDEFDTEHLHVDESKPNKVSQLEELSSSKNLDEGSSDAHFEPYFVASKSVVPVNSDSLAVESLYGDKASFGSSSKLDSNHADYVGNLITSASPSLVTPISELSRQGGQEVNISVEARDELSAVHPGILPLPELPQVSLPEMPPLPPLPPAQWRIGRAQQHASLPSSDRDSVLFPLMFQSKTSSNTQMGYSKNMDDDFLSPVLTSNSRSRDIPTSDRLDDSEQCLTLPYTDESHGYHMLVGEAGSMMPSVTPSSTVTGVDESYMSQSVPNHPSSQMHLELCLETESTSARSESGLMTLSDTNIPQPTVADERPRDVCTSEGEIARSVSNSLFPAIEDGTLNGDRPMKLPRPRSPLIDAVAAHDKSMLRKVTRRSRPEVQKVEERDSLLEQIRAKSFNLKPAVVTRPSIQGPKTNLRVAAILEKANAIRQAFAGSDEDEDSWSDS; this is translated from the exons ATGGTAACAGCTACAAGAGGCCATGGTTTAACTGTTCGTGTGAAACAGCTTGAAGCTGATTTTCCTGTGATAGAGAAGGCAATTTTATCACAAACGAGTCCCTTGGCTTTTTATTCTAATCAAG GTACTGGCTGGCATCCTAGTCTGCATACAAACCAGAATCTAATCACTGGGGGAGACTTACCACGATTTATCATGGATTCTTATGAAGAATGTCGTGGTCCTCCTCGCTTGTTTCTTCTTGACAA ATTTGACGTTGCTGGTGCTGGAGCATGTTTAAAGCGGTACACTGATCCATCATTCTTTAAAGTGGAAACGTCATCCTATGGGCTGTCGAGTGCAGAAGTTCAGAAGGATAAAAGATCTCGTAAATCGAAG CAGAAGAAAGGTTCACGCTTGAGGAACGCTGGAACCCCAGAGGTCTTTCCAGCATCTCATGCCAA ACTCCAGCAGTTATTCTTAGAGGATCGTGTTGAGATTGGTGTCACTGACTCTGCAGGTTTTGTGAAACTGAAGAGGAAATTTATCAGGCACCCATTTTACTCAGAAACTGGGAAAAGTTTTATGGAAAAGTTCATTAGTGTGTCTTCACCCGAGGACAAAGTTGTTCATGAAGTCGCTTATGGTTCCTCAACCCTGGAATTGCCATTTCAAACTGCCAGTGAATCAGGAACTGGAGTAAGTTATCTGAAAGAATCAATGAGTGTAGAGAGGACTGTGCTAACACCAATTATGGATGAGGTAAATAAGGATCTCCAAAATAGGGAACTTTATTCGGAATCCATGCAATATCCTCTTGTGGTGGTTGACGAAAAAGAGATAGCAGTGGATGGTGAGAGAACAAACAATGACAACGAGTATGATAACAAGTCTGATGATGTTGCTAGTGAGGTAGATACTTTCATGGATGCCCTTGCTACCATGGAGCCAGAAATTGAGACTGACACAGAACTCAAATCCAAACATGATATTGGGTTTGAGGATATGGAAAAGCAGTTGATAGACTGTGATGCAAATGAAGAATTGCTTCAAGACGAATCTTCAGATTCTCAGTCGACAGGAAACTCAAATGCATCAGACAATGGGAAGGATTCAGTTAAAAAGAGGTCATCTAGTTTTTTGTATTCTGATACTGGAAGAACTTCAGCTGAGAATATGCCAGTAGATGTAGATTTTGCAGCTAAAGTGTCCCCATCTACTAAATCTTGTGAAGACGAGGTTACTATTATGTCAATGGAGAAGCATTCCTCTAGTGAGGAGCTTTCACCAGCTCAGGATTATCAACCTCCAAAGCTTGATATCCCTGATGATTCATCTAATGAGGTAACTAACTTGCCAAGATATAGGTCTGATTCTGAAGGTCCTTGTTCTAGTGTGCATCATTCAGATTCATTTCCGACACATATACCTCTGGACGAAGGAGTAGATAGAGGTACATTAAAGGGAGCACAAATTGTTAAAGAATCCTCTAATTATGATGAACATGACACCAAATTTTTCAAGATCGAAGAAAATAGCAGAAGTCGGGGCAATAATATACCTTGGACATCTAGACACTCTAGTGTTCCTTCACAGACAGAAGTTGATGAACCACTTGTGCACACAGCATCTGCTGAAAACCATACTCTGGAAAAATTAGATGGTGATTTAAGTGTCCTTCCTTCCGTTTCAGGCCATATTTCTGAAAACATTCTTGAGGTAATCTCCAAGAAAGGTGACGATAAATGTTCATATGATGATTTGCTTGAAGTAGAACATGAAGTTATATTTACCAACGATTTGATAGATAGTCAAATAAGTCCGCGTCATTCAGTTATTATACATGCAGACATTAAATCTTCTGTACCAGCCCTTTTGGATTCTGAAACAAGTAACACAGTTCTTCAGCCTAAGGTCCTTGATTCTGTGGATGATGTGCTTCCAACATCTAAGTCTATAATTGTTGATTCTAATATTGCATCAGATAGTTCTTATAATTCTTCAGTTGAGGAGCAACAGGAAGCAGAATGGGCAGATGATGTTCCTGCAATTCCTATTGTTTCAGCTTTCGATGCttcaaaagaagaagaaaccCCTACTAGCGTTTTTCCTGAAGCAGACAGTAGCGGGACAGGTGAAATTTCCAGCAGTATTAGTTTGATAGGAAGTAAAGCTACTGCAGTTACAACAAAATCTGATCACTTGTACTCCGGAGTTTCTGGATCTTCCACTGGTTTTCCTGTTCCCAGCGAAGCGGCTGATGATGGACTGCTTGAAGTTTCTTCCTGTatgaatttgaatgaaattggaGCTGATGCACAAGCAATTTTCTTGGATCCCCTGAACATTGAAAGTCCTGGATCACTTGTTGATGTAAAACAAACTGAAGTGGGTCAATCGGAAAACATTATCGTTGCTGCAATTGTTGAAAATCATGATAGCGATTTTGATAATCCTGTATCTGAAAGAAATTTGCAGACAGAAGATTTCAACTGTGTTCAGAATCCAGGCCATTATGGATCTGAAGTCGATAATGAAATTCTTCTACAGAACTATAATGAATCAGATAAGCAGACTACAGAGGTTAATCAGGAAATTGGATCACCGGATTTGGACTGTGTTCGATCTAAGATGAACCTTCGTGATCATTTAGACTCTGAAATGGTTGGTTATGTTCCTGAATTGAGTTCACAACCTGTTAAAACCACTGAGTTTTCATCTTATTCAATATACAGTGTCCGAAATACAGAACCAGTTTCTtctgttgaaaataatttgcatGAGCATTCTGGTGATACTTTTCCTTCATCAATACATGACTTTCCTGATGTAAGCACTCTTTCCGAACCAGAGCTCACCCTGCAGACTGATGAATTTGATACTGAACATCTGCATGTGGATGAATCAAAACCCAATAAAGTATCTCAGTTGGAAGAGTTAAGCTCTTCAAAAAACCTGGATGAAGGAAGCAGTGATGCCCATTTTGAACCTTATTTTGTTGCAAGCAAGTCTGTAGTTCCGGTGAACTCTGACAGCCTTGCTGTGGAGAGTCTGTATGGTGATAAAGCAAGCTTTGGGTCGTCATCTAAGTTGGACTCAAATCATGCTGATTATGTAGGAAACTTAATTACTTCTGCAAGTCCATCATTAGTGACACCTATATCAGAGCTCTCTCGACAGGGAGGCCAGGAAGTTAACATCTCTGTAGAGGCTCGGGATGAATTGAGTGCAGTCCATCCTGGCATCCTTCCCCTTCCTGAATTACCTCAAGTCAGTTTGCCTGAAATGCCTCCTTTGCCACCTCTACCTCCAGCGCAGTGGAGAATAGGGAGGGCTCAGCAACATGCTTCCCTGCCTTCTTCTGATAGGGACTCGGTGCTGTTCCCACTGATGTTTCAATCTAAAACCAGCAGTAACACACAAATGGGTTATTCAAAGAATATGGATGATGATTTCCTGTCTCCGGTTCTCACCTCTAATAGTAGAAGCAGAGACATTCCAACTTCCGATAGACTAGATGATTCAGAACAATGCTTAACATTGCCCTATACAGATGAGAGCCATGGTTACCATATGCTTGTTGGAGAAGCAGGAAGTATGATGCCTAGTGTTACTCCATCTTCAACTGTAACTGGTGTGGATGAATCTTATATGTCTCAGTCTGTACCTAATCATCCTTCGAGTCAAATGCATCTGGAATTATGTCTGGAAACTGAGAGCACTTCTGCAAGATCAGAATCCGGGCTCATGACGTTGTCTGACACAAATATTCCACAACCAACAGTAGCAGATGAACGTCCAAGGGATGTTTGTACTTCTGAAGGTGAAATTGCAAGGTCGGTGAGCAACTCATTGTTTCCAGCTATTGAAGATGGAACGCTGAATGGAGATCGGCCTATGAAGCTTCCGCGGCCTCGTAGTCCTCTCATTGACGCTGTTGCTGCTCATGACAAGAGCATG TTGAGGAAGGTGACCAGACGATCTCGGCCTGAGGTACAGAAAGTAGAAGAAAGAGATAGTCTGTTAGAGCAAATACGAGCCAAG TCATTCAACTTGAAACCTGCAGTAGTGACTAGACCAAGCATTCAGGGTCCTAAAACCAACTTGAGAGTTGCAGCCATTTTGGAGAAAGCAAATGCTATTCGCCAG GCATTTGCTGGTAGCGATGAGGATGAGGATAGTTGGAGCGATTCGTGA